One Natrinema marinum genomic window carries:
- a CDS encoding type B DNA-directed DNA polymerase, producing MSPFTLEFEDGTVREWTLTDQGAEPTTVADYAPSLFVAGPDDALAALRERLESDPKVVATGIERWATSLHEAHAGDRSPVLRVDLERVGEVRTLAREVRGVHERETHAPGTFRLFDVDLAPGFRYCLDRGLDPTPARELRTLRLALDEAALADGDVSALELEDEAVAGDETRVLRTLGRRLECEDPDVLVVSHADLVPLLERRAEALGLDEFSLGRLPGWRTLASENTYASYGRVGHSPARYRVPGRAIVDTSNSFLWHQSGLAGIRYMVERTGRPLQEAAWGSIGTLLTARQIRLARREEGVLAPWNKWEPERFTDVATLHAADRGGFTFAPEVGFHEDVHEIDFASLYPRIICERNVSPETVGCGCEGAGGHRVPDLEYEICDDGGFLPAVLEPLIAERAAIKRRLADGPDESAAARLRAESGAIKWILVSCFGYQGYRNAKFGRIECHETINAYAREIALTAKRRLEDAGWRIVHGIVDSLWVTPRTDEPEPIADITAAVSDAVGIPLEHDGSYEWVCFVPRRDSISSGGSGGLADATARGTPSAGALTKYFGKRRDGEYTFRGIESRQRSTPAFVADGQRAFVAALDRERDPEAVCDVLGRRLAELRDGAVDPSALEITKRVSKPLAEYGRRTHTVAALRRYERRGIDRRPGQSVTYVVVDDDARGPERVRLAVAEPCEYDADYYARLLVRACESVVSPLGWDRARIRRSLRDGRSVRLSTFTD from the coding sequence ATGAGTCCCTTCACCCTCGAGTTCGAGGACGGGACCGTCAGGGAGTGGACCCTGACCGACCAGGGGGCCGAGCCGACGACCGTGGCGGACTACGCGCCGTCGCTGTTCGTCGCCGGCCCGGACGACGCGCTCGCGGCCCTCCGCGAGCGCCTCGAGTCCGATCCCAAGGTCGTCGCGACCGGCATCGAGCGGTGGGCGACGAGCCTCCACGAGGCCCACGCGGGCGATCGCAGTCCCGTCTTGCGGGTCGACCTCGAGCGCGTCGGCGAGGTTCGGACGCTGGCCCGTGAAGTCCGGGGCGTCCACGAGCGCGAGACCCACGCCCCTGGGACCTTCCGCCTGTTCGACGTGGACCTCGCGCCGGGTTTTCGCTACTGTCTCGATCGGGGGCTCGATCCGACGCCGGCGCGCGAACTGCGGACGCTTCGGCTCGCGCTCGACGAGGCCGCGCTGGCCGACGGCGATGTCTCGGCGCTGGAACTCGAGGACGAGGCGGTCGCGGGCGACGAGACGCGCGTCCTCCGGACGCTCGGCCGTCGCCTCGAGTGCGAGGATCCGGACGTGCTCGTGGTGAGCCACGCCGATCTGGTCCCCTTGCTCGAGCGGCGGGCCGAGGCGCTGGGACTCGACGAGTTCTCGCTGGGGCGGCTGCCGGGCTGGAGGACGCTCGCGAGCGAGAACACGTACGCGAGCTACGGCCGGGTGGGTCACTCGCCGGCGCGCTACCGCGTGCCGGGTCGAGCGATCGTCGATACGTCGAACAGCTTTCTCTGGCACCAGTCGGGACTGGCCGGGATCCGCTACATGGTCGAGCGGACGGGCCGACCGCTCCAGGAGGCTGCGTGGGGGAGCATCGGGACGCTTCTGACCGCGAGGCAGATCCGGCTCGCGCGTCGGGAGGAAGGGGTGCTCGCCCCGTGGAACAAATGGGAGCCCGAGCGGTTCACCGACGTGGCGACGCTGCACGCGGCCGACCGCGGCGGCTTCACCTTCGCCCCCGAGGTCGGCTTCCACGAGGACGTCCACGAGATCGACTTCGCGTCGCTGTACCCGCGGATCATCTGCGAGCGCAACGTCAGTCCGGAGACGGTCGGCTGCGGCTGCGAGGGCGCCGGTGGCCACCGCGTCCCCGACCTCGAGTACGAAATCTGCGACGACGGGGGCTTTCTCCCCGCCGTCCTCGAGCCGCTGATCGCCGAGCGAGCGGCCATCAAACGGCGACTCGCCGACGGCCCCGACGAGTCGGCGGCCGCCCGGCTCCGCGCCGAATCGGGCGCGATCAAGTGGATCCTCGTCTCCTGTTTCGGCTACCAGGGGTACCGAAACGCCAAGTTCGGCCGGATCGAGTGCCACGAGACGATCAACGCCTACGCCCGCGAGATCGCGCTGACGGCCAAACGACGACTCGAGGACGCCGGCTGGCGGATCGTCCACGGCATCGTCGACAGCCTCTGGGTGACCCCGCGGACCGACGAGCCGGAGCCGATCGCCGACATCACCGCCGCCGTCTCTGACGCGGTGGGGATCCCGCTCGAGCACGACGGCAGCTACGAGTGGGTGTGTTTCGTGCCGCGTCGGGACTCGATCTCGAGCGGTGGCTCCGGGGGCCTCGCCGACGCGACCGCGAGGGGGACCCCATCGGCGGGCGCGCTGACGAAGTACTTCGGCAAACGACGGGACGGCGAGTACACGTTCCGGGGGATCGAGTCGCGCCAGCGGAGCACGCCCGCGTTCGTCGCGGACGGTCAGCGCGCGTTCGTCGCGGCGCTCGACCGCGAGCGCGACCCCGAGGCCGTCTGCGACGTACTCGGCCGACGGCTGGCCGAACTCCGCGACGGAGCGGTCGATCCGTCTGCCCTCGAGATCACAAAGCGGGTCTCGAAACCCCTCGCCGAGTACGGCCGGCGGACGCACACCGTGGCGGCGCTTCGGCGGTACGAGCGCCGGGGAATCGACCGCCGTCCCGGACAGTCCGTCACGTACGTCGTCGTCGACGACGATGCCCGCGGCCCCGAGCGCGTTCGCCTCGCGGTAGCGGAGCCCTGCGAGTACGACGCGGACTACTATGCGAGGCTGCTCGTGCGGGCCTGCGAAAGCGTCGTCTCGCCGCTCGGCTGGGACCGCGCCCGGATCCGGCGCTCGCTGCGCGACGGCCGGTCCGTCCGACTGTCGACGTTCACCGACTGA
- a CDS encoding response regulator — protein sequence MTDSGTSRPEPAQILLVEDNPGDVRLTKEAFKQGRIENDLHVVSDGTEALDFLTQRGDYADAPRPDLVLLDLNLPGKDGEDVLEELKDDPALRSIPVIVLTSSRAEEDVVKSYELHANAYLTKPVDPDEFIETVRAFEKFWFSVVRLPPEVDN from the coding sequence ATGACTGATTCAGGCACTTCGCGACCCGAGCCGGCACAGATCCTCCTGGTCGAGGACAATCCCGGCGACGTCCGCCTGACGAAGGAGGCGTTCAAACAGGGCCGCATCGAGAACGACCTCCACGTCGTCTCCGACGGCACCGAAGCGCTCGACTTCCTCACGCAGCGCGGCGACTACGCCGACGCCCCGCGGCCGGATCTCGTCTTGCTGGATCTCAACCTCCCCGGCAAGGACGGCGAGGACGTCCTCGAGGAACTCAAGGACGATCCGGCGCTGCGATCGATTCCGGTAATCGTCCTGACGAGTTCGCGAGCGGAAGAAGACGTGGTCAAGTCCTACGAACTCCACGCCAACGCCTACCTCACGAAGCCGGTCGACCCGGACGAATTCATCGAGACGGTCCGGGCGTTCGAGAAGTTCTGGTTTTCGGTCGTGCGGCTCCCTCCGGAGGTCGATAACTGA
- a CDS encoding bacterio-opsin activator domain-containing protein, whose translation MSETDTQAGGEQGQEAADALHILLIEDNPGDARLIQEMLRDTEELAQRVSPTEATGQTPEISRQTRLEEGLAAADSDSTDIVLLDLNLPDSEGLATLETVHDEVGETPIVVLTGVRDQQVGVRAIQRGAQDFLVKDEVTSELLVRTIHHAIERAYQERERRQQREQLEALNRLNRVGHDITHAVITTETRAELEQQVCDRLTDSDAYRFAWIGGLNPGSDRLVPKAAAGVEDGYLDEIDVSVDEDDETGQGPAGTAVRTGQVQVMSDVSTESGYEPWREAARARGYRSGASIPIVHEDLVYGVLNVYSDSSRAFEGPETAILARIGDVIAHAITAIERKDALVSDAVIELEFRVDSMAEPLIDLSASESCAIEFEQLVGGDETLLAYGSAHGVAQETFAEVIERTDGLGDVRFLSAGRDEFEFELVAPAAVSLFETIATHGGRVASATIADGEFRFVVELPRGRDTRRTIELIKEKRDDVTYLAQRTTERGDRSDSATPSVIEDELTDKQRAALETAYFAGYFDWPRGSTGEEIAERLGIAPATFNQHLRTAERKFFNSIFGE comes from the coding sequence ATGAGCGAAACGGACACACAGGCCGGCGGCGAGCAGGGCCAGGAGGCCGCGGACGCGCTCCACATTCTCCTGATCGAGGACAATCCCGGTGACGCCCGGCTGATCCAAGAGATGCTTCGGGATACCGAGGAACTCGCCCAGCGGGTGAGCCCCACCGAGGCGACGGGCCAGACCCCGGAAATCTCTCGACAGACTCGCCTCGAGGAAGGACTGGCGGCCGCCGACTCCGATTCGACCGACATCGTCCTGCTCGATCTGAACCTCCCCGACAGCGAGGGGCTCGCGACCCTCGAGACGGTCCACGACGAGGTCGGCGAGACGCCGATCGTCGTCCTGACCGGTGTCCGCGATCAGCAGGTCGGTGTCAGGGCGATCCAGCGCGGCGCACAGGACTTCCTCGTCAAAGACGAGGTGACCAGCGAACTGCTGGTGCGGACGATCCACCACGCGATCGAACGTGCCTATCAGGAACGCGAGCGACGCCAGCAACGCGAGCAACTCGAGGCGCTCAATCGGCTCAACCGCGTCGGCCACGATATCACGCACGCGGTGATCACGACCGAGACGCGGGCGGAACTGGAACAGCAGGTCTGCGACCGGCTGACCGACTCCGATGCCTATCGGTTCGCGTGGATCGGCGGGCTCAACCCGGGCAGCGATCGACTTGTCCCGAAGGCGGCGGCCGGCGTCGAGGACGGCTACCTCGACGAGATCGACGTCTCCGTCGACGAGGACGACGAGACCGGGCAGGGGCCGGCGGGAACGGCCGTCCGAACGGGACAGGTCCAGGTCATGAGCGATGTCAGTACGGAATCCGGCTACGAACCGTGGCGGGAGGCAGCGCGCGCCCGCGGCTATCGGTCCGGGGCCTCGATCCCGATCGTTCACGAGGATCTCGTCTACGGCGTCCTGAACGTCTACTCGGACTCGTCGCGGGCCTTCGAGGGCCCCGAGACCGCTATCCTCGCCCGGATCGGCGACGTCATCGCCCACGCGATCACCGCGATCGAGCGCAAGGACGCGCTGGTTAGCGACGCCGTCATCGAACTCGAGTTCCGCGTCGATTCGATGGCCGAGCCGCTGATCGACCTCTCGGCGAGCGAGTCGTGTGCGATCGAGTTCGAGCAACTCGTCGGCGGCGACGAGACGTTGCTGGCCTACGGTTCGGCACACGGCGTCGCCCAGGAGACGTTCGCCGAAGTCATCGAGCGGACCGACGGCCTCGGCGACGTTCGGTTCCTCTCCGCCGGCCGCGACGAGTTCGAGTTCGAACTCGTGGCTCCCGCGGCCGTCTCACTGTTCGAGACGATCGCCACCCACGGCGGCCGCGTCGCGTCGGCCACGATCGCCGACGGCGAGTTTCGGTTCGTCGTCGAACTCCCACGCGGGCGGGACACGCGCCGGACGATCGAACTCATCAAGGAAAAGCGCGACGACGTGACCTACCTCGCCCAGCGCACCACCGAGCGCGGCGACCGCAGCGATTCGGCCACCCCGTCGGTCATCGAAGACGAACTGACCGACAAGCAGCGCGCGGCCCTCGAGACGGCCTACTTCGCGGGCTACTTCGACTGGCCCCGCGGGAGCACCGGCGAAGAGATCGCCGAGCGGCTCGGCATCGCGCCCGCGACGTTCAACCAGCACCTCCGGACGGCAGAGCGGAAGTTCTTCAACTCGATCTTCGGGGAGTAG
- a CDS encoding LLM class flavin-dependent oxidoreductase produces MNLSIVDLAPVPENGSATDAYEDTVELARVAERRGYERYWMAEHHGMADSIASTTPEVLIARLAAETDDIRVGSGTVLLNHYQPFKVAETFASLDALAPGRIDLGLGRATGIPAADRALGTDRQQRNPDEDHAEKIDATVSHLYDGFPDGHEYADLNLPRSADGVPEVWVLGSSPSSAEIAGRLGLRYCFAGFIRPALAERAFEAYREQFEPSPLGAGPNEPTGMLAMNVACAATDDEAARLRATAEATYERMRRGVVGSRPSVEAAIDELGGVPDPTPNPLPDGEWPRSISGSPETVAALLEQLTDRVGVDDVIVQNIIADHDDVMRSHELIADGVGL; encoded by the coding sequence GTGAATCTCTCGATCGTCGATCTCGCGCCGGTGCCCGAAAACGGGTCCGCAACGGACGCGTACGAAGACACGGTCGAACTCGCACGCGTCGCCGAGCGACGCGGCTACGAGCGGTACTGGATGGCCGAACACCACGGGATGGCCGATTCGATCGCGAGTACGACCCCAGAAGTCCTGATCGCGCGTCTCGCGGCCGAAACCGACGATATCCGCGTCGGCTCCGGAACCGTGTTGCTCAACCACTACCAGCCGTTCAAAGTCGCAGAGACGTTCGCCTCTCTCGACGCGCTGGCACCGGGCCGGATCGACCTCGGGCTCGGTCGAGCGACCGGGATTCCGGCTGCCGATCGCGCGCTGGGGACCGACCGACAACAGCGAAATCCGGACGAAGACCACGCCGAGAAGATCGACGCGACGGTCAGCCACCTCTACGACGGCTTTCCGGACGGCCACGAGTACGCCGACTTGAACCTGCCGCGATCGGCCGACGGCGTTCCCGAGGTGTGGGTGCTCGGCTCGAGCCCCTCGAGCGCCGAGATCGCCGGCCGACTCGGCCTCCGGTACTGTTTCGCCGGGTTCATCAGGCCGGCCCTCGCCGAGCGTGCGTTCGAGGCCTATCGGGAGCAGTTCGAGCCGTCGCCGCTCGGCGCGGGACCCAACGAACCGACGGGGATGCTCGCGATGAACGTCGCCTGCGCCGCGACCGACGACGAGGCGGCCAGACTGCGAGCGACCGCCGAGGCGACCTACGAGCGGATGCGACGCGGCGTCGTCGGCTCGCGCCCGTCCGTCGAGGCGGCGATCGACGAGCTCGGTGGCGTCCCCGATCCGACGCCGAACCCGCTCCCCGACGGCGAGTGGCCGCGGTCGATCTCGGGGAGTCCGGAGACGGTGGCTGCCCTGCTCGAGCAACTGACGGATCGAGTCGGCGTCGACGACGTGATCGTCCAGAATATCATCGCGGACCACGACGACGTGATGCGCTCGCACGAACTCATCGCGGACGGCGTCGGGCTCTAA
- a CDS encoding HdeD family acid-resistance protein has translation MSNDTVDTMPGEGYSLENEWRTLAIAGAIVGLIGILAIAFPLVTGLSVSLAIGALLVVGGIVHGIHAFTARGWRGSLWQIALAVVSVVAGIAVLAAPAVALITLTIALVAYLVVDGIAELALAMRMPGSRSRTAVAISGVVGLVLAALLWAGFPGTAAWAIGLLVGVNLLVTGFSMVFVAMAARPAEDVTPPATEPRSA, from the coding sequence ATGAGCAACGACACTGTAGACACCATGCCCGGCGAGGGATACTCCCTCGAGAACGAATGGCGGACCCTGGCGATCGCGGGCGCGATCGTCGGGCTGATCGGGATCCTGGCGATAGCGTTCCCGCTCGTCACGGGGCTATCGGTATCGCTCGCGATCGGCGCGCTCCTGGTCGTCGGCGGGATCGTCCACGGGATCCACGCCTTCACGGCGCGTGGGTGGCGCGGCTCGCTTTGGCAGATCGCCCTCGCGGTCGTCTCGGTCGTCGCCGGCATCGCCGTCCTCGCGGCGCCCGCCGTCGCGCTGATCACCCTGACGATCGCGCTCGTGGCGTACCTGGTCGTCGACGGTATCGCGGAACTCGCGCTGGCGATGCGGATGCCCGGCTCCCGAAGCCGCACCGCGGTCGCCATCAGCGGCGTCGTCGGTCTGGTCCTCGCCGCGCTCCTCTGGGCCGGCTTCCCGGGGACCGCGGCCTGGGCGATCGGCCTGCTCGTGGGAGTCAACCTCCTCGTCACCGGGTTCTCGATGGTCTTCGTCGCGATGGCCGCCCGGCCGGCCGAGGACGTGACCCCGCCCGCGACCGAACCGCGCAGCGCGTAA
- a CDS encoding SdpI family protein, whose protein sequence is MNTSHRLALAGGFVVLAGLASVLAAPDLPDRLVTHWNAAGEPNGTMSKSLGLAFVPALSGALVVLLALVPRIDPLGENVATFRPAYDWFVVAFAGFMFVLHVGILAFNLGYAFDFTLLVLGAVAVLFYAVGELLTHAEPNWFVGIRTPWTLSNETVWDRTHELGSRLFKLTAVVSLIGLFFGEYAVYFLVVPALLTAVITAAYSYYCYRQLEGGPGSSSDAGV, encoded by the coding sequence ATGAACACTTCTCATCGACTGGCGCTGGCTGGCGGGTTCGTCGTCCTCGCCGGGCTCGCGAGCGTTCTCGCGGCACCGGACCTTCCAGACCGGCTCGTAACCCACTGGAACGCCGCCGGCGAACCGAACGGAACGATGTCGAAGTCGCTGGGTCTCGCGTTCGTTCCCGCGCTCTCGGGAGCGCTGGTGGTGCTCCTCGCGCTGGTCCCCCGCATCGACCCGCTCGGGGAGAACGTCGCGACCTTCCGCCCCGCCTACGACTGGTTCGTCGTCGCCTTCGCGGGGTTCATGTTCGTCCTCCACGTCGGCATTCTCGCGTTCAACCTCGGCTACGCGTTCGATTTCACGCTGCTCGTCCTCGGTGCGGTCGCCGTCCTCTTCTACGCCGTCGGCGAATTGCTCACGCACGCGGAACCCAACTGGTTCGTCGGCATCCGAACGCCTTGGACGCTCAGCAACGAGACGGTCTGGGACCGCACGCACGAACTCGGTAGTCGGCTGTTCAAACTCACCGCCGTCGTCTCGCTGATCGGTCTCTTCTTCGGGGAGTACGCCGTCTACTTCCTCGTCGTCCCCGCGCTCCTGACGGCCGTCATCACCGCGGCCTACTCGTACTACTGTTACCGGCAACTCGAGGGTGGGCCGGGATCCTCGTCGGACGCCGGCGTCTGA